The Sphingomonas sp. genome contains a region encoding:
- a CDS encoding SufE family protein: MTSLDDLQEEYGFLDADDRYRLLIDLGKALEPMPDPLKTDATLVRGCSASVWVYPTRTDDGQLHFLADSNAAITKGIIALVLLTVQDRSPAEILATDIEGALAPFDLKNQLSSNRTQGIPNMIALIRETAARYA; encoded by the coding sequence ATGACCAGCCTCGACGATCTCCAGGAAGAATACGGGTTTCTCGACGCCGATGATCGCTATCGCTTGCTGATCGATCTCGGCAAGGCGCTCGAGCCGATGCCCGACCCGCTCAAGACCGATGCGACGCTGGTGCGCGGCTGCTCGGCCTCGGTGTGGGTCTATCCGACGCGGACCGACGACGGGCAGCTCCACTTCCTGGCGGATTCGAACGCGGCGATCACCAAGGGCATCATCGCGCTGGTGCTGCTGACGGTGCAGGACCGCAGCCCCGCCGAGATCCTGGCGACCGACATCGAAGGCGCGCTGGCGCCGTTCGACCTGAAGAACCAGCTCAGCTCGAACCGGACGCAGGGCATTCCCAACATGATCGCGCTGATCCGCGAAACGGCGGCGCGCTACGCGTAA
- a CDS encoding CheR family methyltransferase encodes MIDHMAPSGGAMQLIGSLLEQRTGQQIAANRAWRIETALKPVLRERGLPSLDALVGQLLGARSGELADQVVDVLLNQETSFFRDVAVLDQIAAAAVATQAAIGNRRLRIWSAGCSTGQEPLSLAMLFDEKADAFPMPPEIVATDVSAAALARARAGRFSQFEIQRGLPVRRMVQWFDTEGGDWVARQELVRRVQFRQHNLTADVPPAGKFDIILCRNVMLYFSAPLRRQVFDRLATAIQLGGLLVLGAGETVIGLTEHFTPSEAFRGFYRTADAEPAPRAVAG; translated from the coding sequence ATGATCGACCATATGGCGCCAAGCGGCGGGGCGATGCAGCTGATCGGGTCGCTGCTCGAGCAGCGCACCGGCCAGCAGATCGCCGCCAACCGCGCATGGCGGATCGAAACGGCGCTCAAGCCCGTGCTGCGCGAACGCGGGCTGCCGAGCCTCGACGCATTGGTGGGACAGTTGCTTGGCGCGCGATCGGGGGAGTTGGCGGATCAGGTGGTGGACGTACTGCTCAACCAGGAAACCAGCTTCTTCCGCGACGTGGCGGTGCTCGATCAGATCGCGGCGGCCGCGGTGGCGACGCAGGCGGCGATCGGCAACCGCCGGCTGCGCATCTGGTCGGCCGGCTGCTCGACCGGGCAGGAACCGCTGTCGCTGGCGATGCTGTTCGACGAGAAGGCCGATGCGTTCCCGATGCCGCCCGAGATCGTCGCTACCGACGTGTCTGCCGCCGCACTCGCGCGTGCGCGGGCCGGGCGCTTTTCGCAGTTCGAAATCCAGCGCGGACTGCCCGTGCGGCGGATGGTCCAGTGGTTCGATACCGAGGGCGGCGACTGGGTCGCCCGGCAGGAGCTGGTCCGTCGCGTCCAGTTCCGCCAGCACAACCTGACCGCCGATGTGCCGCCCGCCGGCAAGTTCGACATTATCCTGTGCCGAAACGTCATGCTCTATTTCTCGGCACCGCTGCGCCGCCAGGTGTTCGACCGGCTGGCAACCGCGATTCAGCTGGGCGGTCTGCTGGTGCTCGGCGCGGGCGAGACGGTGATCGGGCTGACCGAGCATTTCACCCCCAGCGAGGCGTTTCGCGGCTTCTACCGCACCGCCGATGCCGAGCCTGCACCGCGCGCGGTGGCCGGTTGA
- a CDS encoding (2Fe-2S) ferredoxin domain-containing protein — MSQLVASNWGNAVLVCGKCSKKLGGGFGPKGKLSLAKALRKEFGLGKGRKAEVGVVETKCLGVCPGGAVTVVNGAQAREWLIVKKGADLEEVGKELGLS, encoded by the coding sequence ATGAGCCAGCTGGTCGCGTCGAACTGGGGCAATGCGGTGCTGGTCTGCGGGAAATGCTCGAAGAAGCTCGGCGGCGGCTTCGGGCCGAAGGGCAAGTTGTCGCTCGCCAAGGCGCTGCGCAAGGAGTTCGGGCTCGGCAAGGGGCGCAAGGCGGAAGTCGGCGTGGTCGAGACCAAGTGCCTCGGCGTATGCCCCGGCGGCGCGGTGACCGTGGTCAACGGCGCGCAGGCGCGCGAATGGCTGATCGTAAAGAAGGGCGCGGACCTCGAAGAGGTCGGTAAAGAGCTGGGGCTTTCCTAA
- the cheB gene encoding chemotaxis-specific protein-glutamate methyltransferase CheB, with protein sequence MTSLSSPQPIDSADVPAPGRVLIVDDSVVARSVLSRMIEGTRRFRVTAALSEARAALDYLSRETVDIILLDIAMPGIDGLTALPDMVAAGKGAKVLIVSSSADEGAATTLQALALGAADTLVKPGVGAFGGRFAEVLEDRLAKLFDMPADPVAASPATPLPRPASASIQLDAFQIVAIGASTGGIHALSQFFRQIPASFQIPILVTQHLPASFMSYFATQLAVLGSRPCDVATDRMRIRPGRIVIAPGDAHMKVVRTSEGAAIRLSTEWARSGCMPSVDPMFDSIAEVFGARALGVVLSGMGRDGCEGAGRMIEEGAKVLVQDQASSVVWGMPGAVATAGRASAVLPPDEIGRLIGRGGAR encoded by the coding sequence GTGACGAGCCTGTCTTCCCCGCAACCGATCGATTCGGCCGACGTCCCCGCCCCGGGGCGCGTGCTGATCGTTGACGATTCGGTCGTTGCACGCTCGGTGCTGAGCCGCATGATCGAAGGCACGCGACGCTTCCGGGTGACCGCGGCGCTTAGCGAAGCGCGCGCCGCGCTCGACTATCTCTCACGCGAGACGGTCGACATCATCCTGCTCGACATCGCGATGCCCGGCATCGATGGCCTGACCGCGCTGCCCGACATGGTCGCCGCGGGCAAGGGTGCGAAGGTGCTGATCGTCTCGTCCTCGGCCGACGAAGGCGCGGCGACCACGTTGCAGGCGCTGGCACTGGGCGCCGCGGACACGCTGGTAAAACCCGGCGTCGGCGCGTTCGGCGGGCGCTTCGCCGAGGTGCTGGAGGATCGGCTTGCGAAGCTGTTCGACATGCCGGCGGATCCCGTCGCTGCGAGTCCCGCCACCCCATTGCCGCGCCCCGCGAGCGCGAGCATCCAGCTCGATGCCTTCCAGATCGTGGCGATCGGAGCCTCGACGGGGGGCATCCATGCGCTGAGCCAGTTTTTCCGTCAGATCCCGGCGAGCTTTCAGATCCCGATCCTGGTCACCCAGCATCTGCCGGCCAGCTTCATGAGCTATTTCGCTACCCAGCTCGCGGTGCTCGGCAGTCGACCATGCGACGTCGCGACCGACCGGATGCGGATCCGCCCCGGCCGGATCGTGATCGCGCCCGGCGACGCGCACATGAAAGTCGTCCGCACCTCCGAGGGCGCGGCGATCCGGTTGAGCACCGAATGGGCGCGTAGCGGCTGCATGCCCTCGGTCGACCCGATGTTCGACAGCATCGCCGAGGTATTCGGCGCGCGCGCCTTGGGCGTGGTGCTGAGCGGCATGGGCCGCGACGGCTGCGAGGGCGCCGGGCGGATGATCGAGGAAGGCGCCAAGGTGCTGGTGCAGGATCAGGCGAGCTCGGTCGTCTGGGGCATGCCGGGCGCGGTGGCGACCGCAGGACGGGCGAGCGCGGTGCTGCCGCCCGACGAAATTGGCCGGCTGATCGGCAGGGGAGGCGCGCGATGA
- a CDS encoding J domain-containing protein gives MARHTRSMDWGFPRWREYGSEREAARVRLCDRDGCEKPGDRPAPKSPNNPDRWYFCEEHAAEYNRNWDYFAGLTAEEAAQREANERRTANGYAHSATNSWAGPGDGSRSRDEMKALEVLELEVDATFETVRGAWRRLAKEYHPDVRPNDAAAARQFQAIQAAYDVLKTAEDRRQWKPQ, from the coding sequence ATGGCGCGACACACGCGATCGATGGACTGGGGCTTTCCCCGCTGGCGCGAGTATGGCTCGGAGCGCGAGGCCGCGCGCGTGCGGCTGTGCGACCGCGACGGCTGCGAGAAACCGGGCGACCGGCCTGCGCCCAAGTCTCCGAACAATCCGGACCGGTGGTATTTCTGCGAGGAACATGCCGCGGAATATAACCGCAACTGGGATTATTTCGCCGGGCTCACCGCGGAAGAGGCGGCGCAGCGCGAGGCGAACGAGCGGCGCACCGCCAACGGCTACGCCCATTCGGCGACCAACAGCTGGGCCGGACCCGGCGACGGCAGCCGCTCGCGCGACGAGATGAAGGCGCTGGAAGTGCTGGAGCTGGAGGTCGACGCGACGTTCGAGACGGTGCGCGGCGCCTGGCGGCGGCTCGCCAAGGAATATCACCCCGACGTGCGGCCGAACGATGCCGCCGCGGCCAGGCAGTTCCAGGCGATCCAGGCCGCGTACGACGTGCTCAAGACCGCCGAGGACCGGCGGCAGTGGAAGCCGCAATGA
- a CDS encoding N-acetylmuramoyl-L-alanine amidase — protein MTSGLDIIDAPSPNFGERLSPISMIVLHYTGMESGEAALARLRDPDAQVSAHYLIEEDGRIFRLVDEAKRAWHAGRAHWRGIDDVNSASIGIEIVNPGHEFGYRPFTPEQMSSLIPLVADIKERHGITRGNVVGHSDVAPVRKQDPGELFNWHALARLRLALPRPTRNLVDPGWPEGGFMLALERFGYDVTDPIAAVTAFQRRFRPELIDGEVDMECRCILLALLLPRPQGED, from the coding sequence ATGACCAGCGGCCTCGACATCATCGACGCGCCTTCGCCCAATTTCGGCGAGCGCCTCTCTCCCATCTCGATGATCGTGCTCCACTATACAGGCATGGAGAGCGGCGAGGCGGCGCTGGCGCGGCTGCGCGATCCCGACGCGCAGGTCTCGGCGCATTATCTGATCGAGGAGGATGGCCGCATCTTCCGGCTGGTCGACGAGGCCAAGCGCGCCTGGCACGCGGGCCGCGCGCACTGGCGCGGGATCGATGACGTCAACTCGGCGTCGATCGGCATTGAGATCGTCAATCCGGGCCACGAGTTCGGCTACCGGCCGTTCACGCCCGAGCAGATGAGTTCCTTGATCCCGCTGGTGGCAGACATCAAGGAGCGGCATGGCATCACCCGCGGCAACGTGGTCGGCCATTCGGACGTGGCCCCGGTGCGCAAGCAGGATCCGGGAGAGCTGTTCAACTGGCATGCGCTTGCGCGGCTTCGGCTCGCGCTGCCGCGGCCGACGCGCAATCTGGTCGATCCGGGTTGGCCCGAGGGCGGCTTCATGCTGGCGCTCGAGCGGTTCGGCTATGACGTGACCGATCCGATCGCGGCGGTCACGGCCTTCCAGCGGCGCTTTCGCCCCGAACTGATCGACGGCGAGGTCGACATGGAGTGTCGTTGCATCCTGCTCGCGCTGCTGCTGCCTCGTCCGCAGGGGGAAGACTGA